The proteins below are encoded in one region of Fimbriimonadaceae bacterium:
- the sdhB gene encoding succinate dehydrogenase iron-sulfur subunit: MAKTVRFIIHRQANAEAPVTWDTFELPYRQNMNVVSALMEIRKNPTTVEGKKVEPVAWEAACLEEVCGSCTMNVNGHIRQSCTALVEEVGEEIDDVLQIRLEPMKKFPLVRDLMVDRSRMFENLIKIKGWVPIDGSYDRGMAPPQDDEVRKLRYDLSRCITCGCCVEACPQVNERSKFIGPAAVGQTLLFNLHPVGKTLAADRLEVMTSEEGITNCGNAQNCVKVCPKEVPLTLAIAEINRQTTVTKIKRWFGIAGR; this comes from the coding sequence ATGGCGAAGACAGTCCGTTTCATCATCCATCGCCAAGCGAACGCTGAAGCGCCCGTCACTTGGGACACGTTCGAGCTGCCTTATCGCCAGAACATGAACGTGGTCTCTGCCCTTATGGAGATCCGGAAGAACCCGACGACGGTCGAAGGCAAAAAGGTCGAGCCGGTCGCGTGGGAAGCCGCCTGCCTGGAAGAAGTCTGCGGATCCTGCACGATGAACGTGAACGGGCACATCCGGCAGTCCTGCACGGCCCTGGTCGAGGAAGTCGGCGAGGAGATCGACGACGTCCTGCAGATCCGGCTGGAGCCGATGAAGAAGTTTCCGCTCGTCCGGGATTTGATGGTCGACCGCAGCCGCATGTTCGAGAACTTGATCAAGATCAAGGGCTGGGTGCCGATCGACGGCTCGTACGACCGCGGCATGGCCCCGCCCCAGGACGACGAGGTCCGCAAGCTCCGGTACGACCTCTCCCGGTGCATCACGTGCGGATGCTGTGTCGAAGCGTGCCCGCAAGTGAACGAGCGGTCGAAGTTCATCGGCCCTGCCGCCGTGGGCCAGACCTTGCTGTTCAACCTCCACCCGGTGGGCAAGACGCTCGCTGCAGACCGGTTGGAAGTCATGACCAGCGAGGAAGGCATCACCAACTGCGGTAACGCCCAAAACTGCGTCAAGGTGTGCCCGAAAGAGGTGCCCCTCACGCTTGCGATCGCCGAGATCAACCGCCAGACCACCGTTACGAAGATCAAGCGCTGGTTCGGCATCGCCGGCCGCTAG
- a CDS encoding PEP-CTERM sorting domain-containing protein, giving the protein MKRIFAIALAAVASSAFAVDLYTVRESDNMLRKLDSNTLAFSNVGLLGVGFEFGDLAYNTANNTMYMVDGWGGGFGAISTLYRVNLNTGAATAIGSTGVTSLFGLAYDQSNGKLYAGKSTDNPQGLFELDMNTGAATAIGNPFINLDAMTYNSSTGELLGMFAGPGTFHSLDRTNGSATNLGGDGFVDNGGMAYVQDLNRILAIDWSGNLYSYNPANYTRNLLLSGLGAHDGLAVVPEPATMLVLGAGLAALAARRRK; this is encoded by the coding sequence ATGAAGAGGATTTTCGCTATCGCGCTTGCAGCTGTCGCAAGCTCTGCCTTTGCCGTGGATCTTTACACGGTCCGTGAGTCGGACAATATGCTCCGCAAATTGGACTCCAACACCCTGGCGTTCAGCAACGTCGGCCTTCTTGGCGTCGGCTTTGAATTCGGGGATTTGGCCTACAACACGGCAAACAACACGATGTACATGGTGGACGGCTGGGGCGGCGGATTCGGCGCTATCAGCACGCTTTACCGGGTCAACCTGAACACCGGCGCCGCCACTGCGATCGGATCGACCGGCGTCACCAGCCTGTTCGGACTTGCCTATGACCAGAGCAACGGCAAACTTTACGCCGGCAAGTCCACGGACAACCCTCAGGGCCTGTTCGAGCTCGACATGAACACTGGCGCGGCCACCGCGATCGGAAACCCGTTCATCAACCTGGACGCCATGACCTACAACAGTTCGACCGGCGAATTGCTCGGCATGTTCGCAGGCCCGGGCACTTTCCACAGCCTTGACCGCACCAATGGTTCGGCGACGAACCTTGGCGGCGACGGCTTCGTGGACAACGGCGGCATGGCATACGTTCAGGACCTGAACCGCATCCTCGCCATCGATTGGAGTGGAAACCTTTACAGCTACAACCCGGCCAACTACACGCGCAACCTGCTTCTGAGCGGACTGGGCGCCCATGACGGCCTGGCGGTCGTTCCGGAACCGGCCACGATGCTCGTGCTTGGCGCGGGCCTCGCCGCCCTCGCCGCTCGCCGCCGCAAGTAA
- the ffh gene encoding signal recognition particle protein: MLDNLTKRLGSIFAGLRKKGRLSEDDVNQMLREVRVALLEADVNFQVAKQFVAQIKEKAVGEEVFGSLSADQTIIKIVRDELIELLGQGETPVNWSPAPPTVVLMCGLQGSGKTTTCAKLAKWLVRQGKKPILAACDLQRPAAVKQLQVLGEQVGVPVWGPDSGEGAAATDPVTVARQAVERARHLFLDVVVLDTAGRLSIDQPLMEELRRVSQETKPSETFLVLDATTGQEAVNVANAFHERLSLTGAIFTKLDGDARGGAVLSVRQATGVPVRFIGTGEQTDALEFFQADRMAGRILGMGDVLGIIEKAEVAFQGEDMAGMEDKMKSGKIDFNDFLQQTRMVRKMGSMKSLMKMIPGLSNAVPEEALENLDERRLDHLEAIVLSMTPKERANPELLNGSRRKRIAQGSGTSQADVNRLIEQLYEMRKGMKQMAKMQQRMQKFGKRRR; encoded by the coding sequence GTGCTCGACAACCTCACGAAGCGTCTCGGCTCGATCTTTGCCGGCCTGCGCAAGAAGGGCCGTCTGAGTGAGGACGACGTCAACCAAATGCTCCGCGAAGTGCGCGTGGCGCTTTTGGAGGCCGACGTCAACTTCCAGGTCGCGAAGCAGTTTGTCGCGCAGATCAAGGAGAAGGCGGTGGGTGAAGAGGTCTTCGGCAGCCTCTCGGCCGACCAGACCATCATCAAAATCGTCCGCGACGAGCTGATCGAACTGCTCGGTCAAGGCGAAACGCCGGTCAATTGGTCGCCCGCCCCGCCGACCGTCGTGCTGATGTGCGGCCTTCAGGGTTCCGGCAAGACGACCACCTGCGCGAAGTTGGCGAAGTGGCTCGTCCGCCAGGGCAAGAAGCCGATCTTGGCGGCCTGCGACCTTCAGCGACCCGCTGCGGTGAAGCAGCTCCAAGTCCTGGGCGAGCAGGTTGGCGTGCCCGTCTGGGGGCCGGATTCCGGTGAGGGGGCGGCGGCCACCGACCCGGTCACGGTCGCGCGCCAAGCCGTGGAGCGGGCTCGCCACCTCTTCCTCGACGTCGTCGTTCTCGACACCGCCGGGCGGCTGAGCATCGATCAGCCGCTGATGGAGGAGCTCCGTCGCGTCTCCCAGGAGACCAAGCCGAGCGAGACGTTTCTCGTGCTCGACGCGACCACGGGCCAAGAGGCGGTGAACGTCGCGAACGCCTTCCATGAACGGCTGAGCCTCACGGGCGCGATCTTCACCAAGCTCGACGGCGACGCCCGGGGCGGGGCCGTGCTCAGCGTCCGGCAAGCCACGGGAGTTCCCGTACGGTTCATCGGGACAGGTGAGCAGACCGACGCGCTGGAGTTCTTCCAGGCCGACCGCATGGCGGGCCGGATCCTCGGCATGGGCGACGTGCTCGGCATCATCGAAAAGGCCGAGGTCGCCTTCCAGGGCGAGGACATGGCGGGGATGGAGGACAAGATGAAGTCGGGCAAGATCGACTTCAACGACTTCCTCCAGCAGACGCGCATGGTCCGCAAGATGGGCTCGATGAAGAGCCTGATGAAGATGATCCCGGGCCTCTCCAACGCGGTCCCCGAGGAAGCCCTGGAGAACCTCGACGAGCGCCGCCTGGACCACCTTGAGGCCATCGTTCTCAGCATGACCCCGAAAGAACGCGCCAACCCCGAGCTGCTGAACGGCTCGCGGCGCAAGCGCATCGCGCAAGGCTCGGGAACCAGCCAAGCCGACGTCAACCGTCTGATCGAGCAGCTCTACGAGATGCGGAAAGGCATGAAGCAGATGGCCAAGATGCAGCAGCGCATGCAGAAGTTCGGCAAGCGCCGACGCTAG
- the kdsA gene encoding 3-deoxy-8-phosphooctulonate synthase, with protein MGSVEVGGPSLVVIAGPCMAESLSLCREVAEGVSQACARLGLGYVFKASFDKANRTSVDSKRGLGMEEGLRILQTVGQEFGVPTTTDVHLPDQAAAVAQAVDLLQVPAFLCRQSDLLEACAATGRPVNVKKGQFLAPHDTGNIVRKLEAFGAGGIMLTERGTTFGYNTLVVDMPGLETMRSFGWPVCFDATHSAQRPGGAGTASGGNREAIPALARAATAVGIDALFLEVHPDPDRALSDAATQWPLAMAEELLRQVVAIRSSLDRPVASGPSSGAR; from the coding sequence ATGGGTTCGGTCGAGGTCGGCGGACCGAGTCTGGTCGTGATCGCCGGGCCGTGCATGGCCGAATCGCTCAGTCTCTGCCGCGAGGTGGCGGAGGGCGTTTCCCAAGCCTGCGCCCGGCTCGGGCTCGGCTATGTGTTCAAAGCCTCGTTCGACAAGGCGAACCGCACTTCGGTCGATTCGAAGCGAGGGCTGGGCATGGAAGAAGGGCTGCGTATCTTGCAGACTGTCGGCCAAGAGTTCGGAGTTCCGACCACCACCGACGTCCACCTCCCCGACCAAGCCGCCGCGGTCGCGCAAGCGGTCGATCTGCTGCAGGTGCCCGCGTTCCTCTGCCGTCAATCCGACCTACTGGAGGCGTGCGCGGCTACGGGGCGGCCCGTGAACGTGAAGAAGGGCCAGTTCCTTGCTCCCCACGATACGGGAAACATCGTGCGGAAGCTGGAAGCCTTCGGGGCCGGCGGGATCATGCTGACCGAACGAGGCACCACATTCGGCTACAACACCCTCGTTGTGGACATGCCAGGGCTGGAGACCATGCGCTCGTTCGGCTGGCCGGTCTGCTTTGACGCCACCCACTCGGCCCAGCGCCCCGGCGGTGCGGGCACCGCAAGCGGCGGCAACCGTGAGGCGATCCCCGCCCTGGCCCGCGCCGCGACGGCGGTCGGCATCGACGCGCTCTTCTTGGAAGTCCATCCGGACCCCGATCGCGCCTTGAGCGACGCGGCCACCCAGTGGCCCCTCGCGATGGCAGAGGAGCTCCTGCGCCAGGTCGTGGCGATCCGGTCAAGTCTGGACCGCCCGGTAGCGAGTGGGCCCAGTAGCGGCGCCCGCTAG
- a CDS encoding prepilin-type N-terminal cleavage/methylation domain-containing protein has protein sequence MRRAFTLIELLVVIAIIAILAAILFPVFAQAKAAGKRTQSLSNVRQISVGMMMYVGDSDDRTPSLWNDLPAAPRRTDYWYVLMPYLKSYEVFYSPERTDAVCDMGDIDSTIKSKRCFGYGYNWGIQTYSGGGLLQAETPIQGGGQLQVGVVVTQAENPGSMFAFGDTYDTPRYTMGVFDQFNLDTYNGPFRKSALRHGGKFNVAFLDGHAKVVDWNLCAAYGRMSRENWYSMPPKTSDRMGYCLTEDVIVTLGNNRVLSCGDAVRVPETYNWVWAPN, from the coding sequence ATGCGCCGCGCTTTTACGCTTATTGAGCTTCTGGTTGTGATCGCGATCATCGCGATCCTCGCCGCCATCCTGTTCCCCGTCTTCGCACAAGCCAAGGCTGCGGGAAAGCGGACGCAGAGTCTGAGCAACGTCAGGCAGATCTCGGTCGGCATGATGATGTACGTCGGCGACAGCGACGATCGGACCCCCTCGCTCTGGAACGACCTTCCCGCCGCGCCGCGCCGCACGGACTACTGGTACGTCCTGATGCCGTACCTGAAGAGCTACGAGGTTTTCTACAGCCCGGAGCGGACGGACGCGGTCTGCGACATGGGGGACATTGATTCCACGATCAAGAGCAAGCGCTGCTTCGGCTACGGCTACAACTGGGGCATCCAAACTTATTCGGGCGGAGGCCTGTTGCAGGCGGAGACGCCGATCCAGGGCGGCGGCCAGTTGCAGGTCGGGGTCGTCGTGACCCAGGCCGAGAACCCTGGCAGCATGTTCGCCTTTGGCGACACCTATGACACCCCCCGGTACACGATGGGCGTCTTCGACCAGTTCAACTTGGACACCTACAACGGGCCGTTCCGCAAGAGCGCGCTCCGCCATGGCGGCAAGTTCAACGTCGCGTTCTTGGACGGCCACGCAAAGGTGGTGGACTGGAACCTCTGCGCTGCCTACGGCCGGATGTCCCGGGAGAACTGGTACTCGATGCCGCCGAAGACTTCGGACCGCATGGGCTATTGCCTGACCGAAGACGTGATTGTAACCCTCGGCAATAACCGGGTGCTTTCCTGCGGGGACGCCGTCCGGGTGCCCGAGACCTACAACTGGGTCTGGGCGCCGAACTAG
- a CDS encoding thioredoxin family protein has product MKPRLLALVTATLLAIAAWAQNTPPTLSLELEKPQAVAGELVKGTVVLTFAEGLHGYQNPPSEDYMIPVQVKAGEGTTLSKVDYPKGTNEAVGGSAEPVLVYSGETRIPVEIVAPKETGEHRVVLDVKFQQCDATSCFPPKTIQAKAALAVTAGGAGSETPVTAPTNPVPGEQPPADAPPVAEPHGSGLAGWLQENFRQRNFLFIVLGAMIVGLALCLTPCVYPMIPITVSYFSNQSATNRGAKIGLGLSYAMGIALTYGAVGAIFAALGKGVGALFTMPWFLFALSALMVVLALSMFDVYEIGIPPFIGKHLKGRSGPTGALIMGLLMGFAAAPCAGALVSAVAIEVANTQNLGIGLLVFTSIGLGLGLPFIVLAAVSTGASKVLPKSGGWLKAVKSVLGLVVLWLAVDYLFKGLGMKPDDPRTLLGWVAAYGLAAAYLLFFEKEQPTKLVMGIKGVALLALGLMAGTALEARSQALFNEELRQLGNPGAISVNWQPYNAETFAKAKESGKPIFIDVTADWCVKCQETDKNVFRTPQGIAALNEVVALKIDHSTGVDPAYIDATTKEFNIVGLPHFMTFKPGGEKLDTRFEIHNVEELKTLLRKAGAKL; this is encoded by the coding sequence ATGAAGCCAAGACTCCTTGCCCTCGTCACCGCCACCCTCCTGGCGATTGCCGCCTGGGCGCAGAACACGCCCCCGACCCTTAGCCTGGAGTTGGAGAAGCCGCAGGCTGTGGCCGGCGAGCTCGTGAAGGGAACGGTCGTGCTGACCTTTGCCGAAGGCCTGCACGGCTACCAGAACCCGCCGAGCGAGGACTACATGATCCCGGTCCAGGTCAAGGCGGGCGAGGGGACTACGCTTTCGAAAGTCGACTACCCGAAAGGCACAAACGAAGCGGTCGGCGGGTCTGCCGAACCGGTCTTGGTCTATTCCGGCGAGACGCGGATCCCGGTCGAGATCGTCGCGCCGAAGGAGACGGGCGAGCACAGGGTCGTGCTGGACGTGAAGTTCCAGCAGTGCGACGCCACCAGTTGCTTCCCGCCGAAGACGATCCAAGCCAAGGCGGCCCTGGCCGTGACCGCCGGTGGTGCGGGGAGCGAGACCCCCGTCACGGCGCCCACCAACCCGGTTCCTGGAGAGCAGCCCCCGGCCGACGCGCCACCGGTCGCTGAACCGCATGGCTCCGGTTTGGCCGGTTGGCTACAAGAGAACTTCCGGCAGCGCAACTTCCTCTTCATCGTGTTGGGCGCGATGATCGTCGGGCTCGCGCTTTGCTTGACGCCTTGCGTCTATCCGATGATCCCGATCACGGTCAGCTATTTCTCCAACCAGAGCGCGACCAACCGGGGGGCCAAGATCGGTCTCGGCCTTTCTTATGCGATGGGGATCGCGCTGACCTACGGGGCGGTGGGGGCCATCTTCGCCGCGCTCGGCAAGGGCGTGGGGGCGCTCTTCACGATGCCCTGGTTCCTCTTCGCGCTCTCAGCGTTGATGGTGGTGCTGGCGCTCTCGATGTTCGACGTGTATGAGATCGGCATCCCCCCATTCATCGGCAAGCACCTGAAGGGCCGTTCCGGCCCCACCGGCGCCCTGATCATGGGGCTGCTCATGGGCTTCGCCGCGGCGCCCTGTGCGGGCGCGCTGGTCAGCGCGGTCGCGATCGAAGTCGCCAACACCCAGAACTTGGGGATCGGCCTGCTCGTCTTCACCTCGATCGGGCTCGGGCTTGGCCTCCCCTTCATCGTCCTCGCCGCGGTCTCGACCGGAGCGAGCAAGGTCTTGCCAAAATCTGGCGGTTGGCTAAAGGCGGTGAAGTCCGTCCTCGGCCTCGTCGTCTTGTGGCTCGCGGTGGACTACCTCTTCAAGGGGCTCGGCATGAAGCCCGACGATCCGAGGACCCTGCTTGGCTGGGTCGCGGCCTATGGGCTCGCCGCCGCCTACCTGCTGTTCTTTGAAAAGGAACAGCCCACGAAGCTGGTGATGGGGATCAAGGGCGTGGCGTTGCTAGCGCTGGGTTTGATGGCGGGCACCGCCCTTGAGGCGCGCTCCCAAGCGCTCTTCAACGAAGAGTTGAGGCAGCTCGGCAACCCCGGAGCGATCAGCGTCAATTGGCAACCGTATAACGCGGAGACCTTCGCCAAGGCGAAAGAGAGCGGCAAGCCGATCTTCATCGACGTCACCGCCGATTGGTGCGTGAAGTGCCAGGAGACCGACAAGAACGTGTTTCGCACGCCTCAGGGGATCGCCGCTTTGAACGAGGTCGTCGCACTCAAGATCGACCACAGCACAGGGGTCGACCCGGCTTATATCGACGCCACCACGAAGGAGTTCAACATCGTGGGCCTTCCCCACTTCATGACCTTCAAGCCGGGCGGCGAAAAACTCGACACGAGGTTCGAGATCCACAACGTGGAGGAACTGAAGACCCTGCTTCGCAAGGCGGGGGCCAAGCTTTGA
- a CDS encoding secondary thiamine-phosphate synthase enzyme YjbQ, protein MRTHTEYLTFATNSREEFVRITDEIAAIVAESKVHEGMVLVSAMHITAAVYVNDWEGGLIEDIKEWLGSLAPKKDYRHHRTGEDNGEAHLKNLLLHHQVILPITAGRLDLGPWQQVFYAEFDGQRRKRVVVKVMGV, encoded by the coding sequence ATGAGAACTCATACCGAGTACCTAACTTTCGCTACAAATTCCCGCGAGGAGTTCGTGAGGATCACTGATGAAATCGCCGCGATCGTCGCGGAATCAAAGGTCCACGAAGGCATGGTCCTCGTCTCCGCGATGCACATTACGGCCGCGGTCTACGTCAACGACTGGGAGGGCGGGCTGATCGAGGACATCAAGGAATGGCTGGGCAGCCTCGCCCCAAAAAAGGACTACCGGCACCATCGAACTGGTGAAGACAACGGCGAAGCCCACCTGAAGAACCTCCTGTTGCACCACCAAGTGATCTTGCCGATCACAGCTGGGAGGCTGGACCTGGGGCCGTGGCAGCAGGTCTTTTACGCGGAGTTTGACGGCCAGCGTCGTAAGCGCGTCGTGGTCAAAGTCATGGGGGTCTAA